One Triticum dicoccoides isolate Atlit2015 ecotype Zavitan chromosome 5B, WEW_v2.0, whole genome shotgun sequence genomic window carries:
- the LOC119308758 gene encoding uncharacterized protein LOC119308758, producing the protein MEALREATAELTVYVHPSNAADVRRAVSRQLSTLLFSYEDRFDGVLLSHEVEFEGDNEDDQDRKVDGDGKKVIKAKILDGLVPYFGVPVTANLLLFSPQPEMILEGKVEMLGKESIHAIVLGVFSAAIMSDDIPETFKFKRRGHGGKFISQSDKRHVIKKGSMIRFSVKRVDTEMNCHITGSLMVPHTGCMRWLSVHDAEYASEISRGKRKSRDHIKSEQIVQDRSTVNSEDGMVNSERRRKSRKKTVEE; encoded by the exons atGGAGGCACTCCGGGAGGCGACGGCCGAGCTGACGGTGTACGTGCACCCCTCCAACGCCGCCGACGTCCGCCGCGCCGTCTCCCGCCAGCTCAGCACCCTCCTATTCTC GTATGAAGATCGCTTTGATGGCGTGTTGCTGTCACATGAAGTTGAATTCGAAGGTGACAACGAAGATGACCAAGACAGAAAAGTTGACGGAGATGGGAAAAAGGTTATCAAGGCCAAAATCCTGGATGGTCTGGTACCATATTTTGGCGTACCGGTGACTGCGAACCTGCTGCTGTTTTCTCCCCAGCCAGAGATGATACTAG AAGGGAAAGTTGAAATGCTTGGCAAGGAATCAATTCATGCCATCGTCCTGGGGGTTTTCTCAGCAGCCATTATGTCAGATGATATCCCTGAGACGTTCAAATTCAAAAGA AGAGGACATGGAGGAAAATTTATAAGCCAGTCGGACAAGCGGCATGTGATTAAAAAAGGAAGCATGATACGGTTTTCTGTTAAAAG GGTGGACACGGAAATGAATTGTCACATAACTGGATCTTTGATGGTGCCTCACACAGGATGCATGCGTTGGCTTTCAGTACACGATGCTGAATACGCATCAGAAATTAGCAG GGGCAAAAGGAAATCAAGGGATCACATTAAGAGCGAGCAGATTGTACAAGACCGCTCAACTGTGAACAGCGAAGATGGCATGGTGAATTCTGAACGACGACGCAAGTCCCGAAAGAAGACCGTTGAGGAATAA